In the genome of Candidatus Auribacterota bacterium, the window CCGCCCGCCTTGCAGTAGTGCGTGACCTGCTCGGGGGTAGTGAGCTTGTGCTCTCTCACGACCCTCGCGATCTTTGAATCGGTCACGCCGAAGCAGGTGCAGACGATCCGACCCTCGTCCTGCGGCGCGGGTTTTCCGCCGCGGTAGCTCGTGATCGCCGCCTCGAGCGCCTCCTGCCCCATGACGGAGCAGTGCATCTTCTCCTTGGGCAGCCCGCCGAGATACGCCGCGATATCGTCATTGGTGACCTTTTCTGCTTCTTCCAGCGTCTTCCCCTTGATGATCTCGGTGAGGGCCGAGGCCGAGGCGATGGCGCTCGCGCAACCGAAGGTCTGGAACTTCGCGTCCGCGATCCGCTTGCCCTTGTCGAGCTTGAGGTAGAGCTTGAGCGCGTCGCCGCAGGCCATGTTGCCGACCTCGCCGACCGCATCCGCATCCTTGATTTCGCCCGCGTTCCGGGGATGGAGAAAATGCTCCATCACCTTTTCAGTGTAGTTCCACATGAATCCCTCCCACACAGGTAATGGGTGCCGAACCTCAATTCAATCACCTTGGTTCCTGCTCATTATAGTAAAGGCACCCCTCGCGATCAATACGGATGGCGGTCCCGAAATGGCGGATAATACGGGGGGCGATTAGAAGCACTTAACCCATCGGGTGAGCTCAATCCTCCTGAACATCCAAACCTCAAACTGCAAAATCCAAAACAAATCTCAATAGATACCCACGCCTTTGCAGGCGACTGAATGCTTTTCACTCTCCACTGCATTGTTGAGGAAGGGATAAGCAAAAGGGAGCGTTATTACCCCGGAGTCGCTAAAATTAAGGAGAGAATGCGCCGCGGGATGAAGGTTCAACAAATTTTTCTCTATAGGCGGACTTACTCTTTATTAGGGATGAAGCAGAAACCCTCGCAGTTCTATTTGACAACCTTCAGGTTGGCGGGATCTGTCACAATCATTCGGAGATACTTTCCATCCTCTTCCCTTCTAATCTCTCCCGTGGAGATAATTTTCTTGCCCGTGTAGTAAGAGGCGGCATCGCTGCGGAATTTTCCGAGATCGGATGCAGGAATCTTGACAGACAGGTAGGCGCTATAGTCCTGATGAAAATTCAGGTAAAGGTTCCCGCTGCGCGAAGAAACGTGCGTATCCACAACTGTGCCATCTACCGTTTTGGTTTGACCGACGTAGTTGCCGGCATCTTCAAAGGATATCGCACCCGGCACTGCTTCAGCCTCGGCGGAAGATTCAGGCGGAGGGGACTCCGCCTCCTTGACGCGCCACCTCGCACCACAGTAGGGACACCATCCGCCCTTTAATTCGCTCGAAGCCTTGTACGTGTTCTTGCATCCGTGACACTTAAGCAACTTGTAGCTCTCGACAGAATAGATAGGAACCTCGATCGGTTCCTGCTTGACTACCTTTGCGGGAGCCTCCTTCTTCGCCGTACCGACTGTAATCATATCCTTGAACTTGTCTAAGGTCTTTTCTCCTATACCTTTTACGCGCCTGAGGTCATTGATGCTTCTATAGGGTCGGCCCTCTATAATCCTCTTCGCATACGCCGGGCCTATGCCGGGCAGGCTATCGAGCTCATCCTCCGATGCCGTGTTGATATCAATAAGGCAGAGCGCGGGGCTCGCACAAAGAAGAACGAGTGCAACGACGGGCAATAGACAGGTTATCCTTCTCACGGTTCACCTCCTTTTTAGAGAGCGCCTAACTATCTCACTCAGCTCGTCACCTACGCACACTCAATGCGTCGAAGTGCCTATTGTAAACATAATATCCTCGCTGAACAAGTATAATCGCGCAGAGGGTTGACACGGATTAGCACTGATTATAAGAATGGTTAATGGTTTCCCGTTCTCGGTGAATCTTGAATCCGTGCAAATCAGTGAAATCCGTGGACCCCCTTCTTATTTCCCTTTTATAACTGATCCCTTACGTGAACGGAATGGGATACTCCACTACTACTCCTGCACCGGGTCCCTCACAACAATCTCTTCGTCATCCACGTAGCCAGGGAAAGCGCTCTTCTCCCCCGCGGGAATCCTGCCCGGAGGGACAAGCCCGGCAATGACCGTGTATCCCCCCGGAGCCATATTCGCGGGTATCTCCGGAAGTGCGAATTTGAAACGCGACAATGTATTCTCCAAGCCAGGGACGCCGCGCGCGAGCGGGCGAATGCCCCGCGTGAGATGCGCGGGTGTGCCGGGTGCAAAAGAATAGGTTGCACCGAGGCCTGTGATCACACAGTATGCATCAAAGCTGCGGGCGATCCGCTCCACCGTCACCTCGACGGCGAACGGTTCTCCTATCGAGGGAGAGCTGCTGCCGACCTTCAGGGCAAGGAGCGGCGCATACGTGAGGATGACGCCCTGACCCGACGCGTAAACGTTCCCCTCCCTCGACCGCAGGAGCGCGTACACATTGCGGGCCTCGGTGAGCGTTGCCACCTTGCGCCATCCCGAATCGCCCAGCCTGTAGATACCGCCGTCGCTGCCGCTCGTCGCGTAGATGGCGCCGCCCACATCCTGGACGAGGGAGAAAACGGCATAAGATTGAGCGCTCAATCTTCCCAGCGAAATCCAATTCGCCCCCCCATCAGTCGTTTTGAATACCAACCCCGCGCCCCCGGCGTACACACTCCCGTCTGCTGCCTGGAGGAGGCAGTACACATATTCCGCGGTGGTTACATCAGCCGTATTCTGCCAGCTCTCACCGCCATCCGTCGTTTTGAAGACGCGGCCGTCGGTCCCTGCGTACACAGCGCCGTCGGAAGCTGCCAGGAGAGAGTAGACATAGTGTGCGCCGCCTAGCTCAGCCGTGAGCATCCATGTGGCGCCGCCGTCAATTGATTTATATACCCTCCCCTGAGGGCCGGTCCCCGCGTATAGAACCACTTCCGATGTTTCGGCAAAGGATTTTACCTCAGTGGCATCGGCAAAAGCAGCAGCTCTGATCCAGCTCCCGCCGCCATCCAGAGTTTTAAACACGGCTCCATTGGAGGCAGTCCCGGCATAGACGGCCCCATCAGCGGCACAGAAAAGACCGAACACGCTCCTTGCCCCGGCCAGATCAGCGGTATGGTACCAATACGCTCCCCCGTCAGTAGATTTCAAGACCTCGCCATTGGGTGATGTCCCCGCGTAGAGTGCGCCGTCGGCCCCCTGGATCAGCCTGAAGATGTTTGAGACCCCGCTCAAATGCCCGCTGCTCACCCACGCCCAGCGCTCAGCGAAGCAGGGTGATTGATGAACCATGACTGCCGTCGCGGCTACGATGATGAGCGCGGGTGTTCGCACTGAAGCCTCCTTTTTCTGCTCCTTCTTGCGTGATCCT includes:
- the nifU gene encoding Fe-S cluster assembly protein NifU, with the protein product MWNYTEKVMEHFLHPRNAGEIKDADAVGEVGNMACGDALKLYLKLDKGKRIADAKFQTFGCASAIASASALTEIIKGKTLEEAEKVTNDDIAAYLGGLPKEKMHCSVMGQEALEAAITSYRGGKPAPQDEGRIVCTCFGVTDSKIARVVREHKLTTPEQVTHYCKAGGGCGGCVEEIQAIIDEVWRKESEKKARAGFPAAKPMTNIQKIQLIQETIEKEIKPALRADGGDIELIDVVGNRVQVAFRGGCAECPASGVTIAAVVEKKLREFVSPEITVQEVKDENRVSRQ
- a CDS encoding ComEA family DNA-binding protein: MRRITCLLPVVALVLLCASPALCLIDINTASEDELDSLPGIGPAYAKRIIEGRPYRSINDLRRVKGIGEKTLDKFKDMITVGTAKKEAPAKVVKQEPIEVPIYSVESYKLLKCHGCKNTYKASSELKGGWCPYCGARWRVKEAESPPPESSAEAEAVPGAISFEDAGNYVGQTKTVDGTVVDTHVSSRSGNLYLNFHQDYSAYLSVKIPASDLGKFRSDAASYYTGKKIISTGEIRREEDGKYLRMIVTDPANLKVVK
- a CDS encoding YCF48-related protein, with amino-acid sequence MRTPALIIVAATAVMVHQSPCFAERWAWVSSGHLSGVSNIFRLIQGADGALYAGTSPNGEVLKSTDGGAYWYHTADLAGARSVFGLFCAADGAVYAGTASNGAVFKTLDGGGSWIRAAAFADATEVKSFAETSEVVLYAGTGPQGRVYKSIDGGATWMLTAELGGAHYVYSLLAASDGAVYAGTDGRVFKTTDGGESWQNTADVTTAEYVYCLLQAADGSVYAGGAGLVFKTTDGGANWISLGRLSAQSYAVFSLVQDVGGAIYATSGSDGGIYRLGDSGWRKVATLTEARNVYALLRSREGNVYASGQGVILTYAPLLALKVGSSSPSIGEPFAVEVTVERIARSFDAYCVITGLGATYSFAPGTPAHLTRGIRPLARGVPGLENTLSRFKFALPEIPANMAPGGYTVIAGLVPPGRIPAGEKSAFPGYVDDEEIVVRDPVQE